Within the Barnesiella intestinihominis YIT 11860 genome, the region TGTTATCGATGCCGTGACAAAGCGAATATTGCATTCAAAATTAATCAATTCGTTTCAGTCGGGAATATATCTGAGATATAATGTAAAGGGACATTTACAGTTCCGGTTTACTCGTTTCTTTTATGATGGATACGGAAATCCCGATTATCCGGTATGTAGTGCAGTATTTATAGATGAAGAAGGGGTATCAGGTAAAGAGAATATTCGTTGGAAGGAGGATAATCTGAGGTGTTATCCTTCTGTATTTCGAGATGATTTGACAATCGAGGCTGATGTTTTTACTTCTCCAAAAGTACATATCCAGATACATTCGATAGCAGGGAATTTATTATATGATAAGGTATTTGACGTTTCTGATAACCGAGTGCGGGTTTGTTTGGATAAAGGCGAATTGGGAAGTCAAAATGGAGTTTGCATTGTATCTCTTGTAACAGATAGGTCGGTTTTAAGGAAAAAGGTCGTATGTAGATAATCCTGTTTTTGGGGAATGAATTAGATGTAGAATTATGCCAATTTTATAAATGATTAATTATTAAAATAAAAAAGATGAAATCTGTAAAAATATTATTGTTGTCTTTACTGTTGTTATCACCCTTATCGATGTACCCGATTGGGCTAGATTACCAGTATCCGCTTTATCCATATAAGAGAGATTTATCTCAAACTTTGACGTTTAAAATCATGTTACGATGTGCTTTGGAAAATGATCATCATAATTTGGATTTGGGGGCGGTCGCTAAATATTTGCAACAGATAGACTGCATTTCTCGTGGTCTACCCAAAGTTGTGATATTGGGTGGTTTTCAACAGGGAGGCCATGATCATACTTATCCATGGTGGATGCCAATTGATTCTACTTTGTACGCGCCTGGCGGATTAAAGGGGAAGGATGCTTTATTATGGCTGATGAATGAAGCGAAGAAATATAATACAAATTGTACTTTCCATGTAAATCCATTTGACGCTTATATGGATTCGCCTATGTGGGATATGTATGTGAAGAAAGATTTGTTATGTCGAAATGCCGATGGATCTTTGGTGAAAGGCGATGTTTGGTGGAATCGTCAGAGCTATTTCGTCAATATGGTAAATGAATGGAATGCTGGGGTGACTAAGCAACGGATCGATGCTTTTATAGAACAAGTTCCTTTGGTTAAAGAAACCGGAGTACTATATTTCGATAATGAGACACAGTATCCACCTAGTTTATATCATTATGTGACAAAAGAAGATCAGATATCGGCTATAAAGAAGGCTGCGGAGTATTTGAAAACCGAATATGGTATTCAGTTAATCGGTGAATATGCCGATACCAATCTTTATGGAGTGTGTTCGTTGGGTGTTACATGGGATTGGTGGGCTTCGTTGAATATTAATCAAATGGAAGTCGCTCCTTATATTGCATGTGGTGGTAGAGACGGTACTCATGACGAGTTGTATGGGGGACAGATAGATTTAACAAAACGAAGATTTCAAGTTTTTGGGGCGAGTGTGCAACTAGAAGATACTCAATTTCAGCGTGATCCATTCAAGGTTGCGAGAGAACTTTCACATCACACATATGTTTATTTTTATCTGAATCGATTGTTGAGATTAAAGTATGAGACTAGGGACACATTAGGGATAACATTGACTTTATCCGATAATGTTGTTAGTAAATGGGATAATGACAATGTTCATCGTTTATATAGAGATGGATATTTGATGAAAGAAGGGCATGATGTATTTGTTCCTGTATTTTGGGTAAATCATCTCGAAATAATGGCTTATTCGGTAAAAGGAAGAACGGGGATATGGCATTTCCCGAGAGAATGGACCGGAATAGAAAAGGTCGATATTTATACGTTCAATGAGGATTTTACGGGGCTAAGATTATTGGAACAAGATAGAAAGATAAATAAAAATCAAATTTACCTGTCGCAAGAACCAGATAGAGCTCAGATCATAGTTCCTGCTGGAACTGATATGACAGATAGATCGACTATTTATTCTAATCCGCCGTCGGGAACAGCGACGTTTATTTGTAAAGATGTTGAAACTCATGGCAATTGGAAGAGGAAGTATGGGAAAAAGGGATATGATATATTCGGCCATTCTTCAAAATTACCTAAAACTTGTATGCTGTCCTATATAGGTGATTCTCTTAAAGTGTTGGATAACAATAGTACTCGACCTGTCTCTTTGCAGAAAGTAGAAGGAAAAGGACGGATTGAAGCAGTTAGGACCTCGGTTCTTCATCAATTGATCGATGTTACTGTGGAGGAAAATACAAAAGTGTCGTTATATTTTGCAGATTATAAGGAAAAAAATTGCCAGGAAGTGGTTGATGTGATAGATGTCAATACAAAAAGAATATTAGCATCTTATCTTCTTAATAATTTTGAAGAGGGAGTTTATCTATCATTTGGTGTGTCGGGAAATGTTCAATTCCGGATTACTCGTTTCTTTTATGACCATTATGGAAATCCTGATTATCCAGTGTGCAGTGCTATCTTTTTCGATAAAGAATGAATGTTATGAAATCGGTTTGTGTTTATTTGTTTCCCTTGTTGGTTTTAACTTGTTATTCGCAAGAGAGAAGTAATGTTGGAGAATATAATATATTGGATTATGGAGCAAAGAAGGATTCTTCGTTTCTTAGTAGTGAAGCTATTAATCAGGCAATAACAGATTGCTCTGCTAATGGAGGTGGACGTGTAGTGATTCCTGCTGGGAAATATAAATCGGGCACTATTTTAATGAAAGATTATGTTGAGTTGTATTTTGAACCGGGCTCTTATTTGTATGCCAGTATAGATCCGAAAGATATTTGTCGTCAGCCTCAACCGGAGTATCGTTCAGAAAAAGAATAAGGTGGGTGTATGTTTCGATTTTGATACAGATAAAAAAGATGTATTGATGAAAGATGTTAAACAATATAGTATTGATAAAAATATAGATATAGAAGAATGATATGTAGTTTATGTATTAAATTGTAATAAGACGATTAGATTTTGAAAATGATGAAGAAGATATTGCTTTTTGGGGTAAGTATTCTATTCTGTATGGTAGAATTTTATTCATTCTCACAAGATAACGCTCAAAATTGGGCTAATTTTAAGCATTATGCAGAGCAAAATAAGCTTTTGAAAGCAACTGTTATTGTTCCTAAACGAGTGGTATTTATAGGAAATTCTATAACGGAAGGCTGGGTGAATCAACATCCTGACTTTTTTAAACAGAATGGATATGTGGGTCGAGGCATAGGAGGACAAACATCTTATCAAATGTTGTTACGTTTCCGTGAAGATGTAATAAATCTTTTACCGGAAGTTGTCGTTATTAATGCTGCAACTAATGATATTGCCGAGAATGCAGGGGCTTACAACGAAGACTATTCTTTTGGAAATATTATTTCTATGGTAGAATTGGCTCGAGCTAATGGGATAAAAGTAATTCTTACTACGACTTTACCTAGTTCGAGTTTTAGCTGGAATCCGTCTATCAAAGATGCCACTCAAAAAATAACAGCGTTAAATAAGCGCTTGGCTACATATGCGAAAGATAGGCAGATACCTTTTGTAGATTATTATTCTAATATGGTTTGTATTTCCAATGGAGATCAGTTATCTAAATACACGAATGATGGAGTGCATCCTAATTCACAAGGATATGATGTGATGGAATCTTTAATAAAACCAGTCATAGATAAAGTTTTAAATTAAATCCTGATTTGATAAGAATAACGCAAGATTAGTAAATGAGGGTTACCATTTATATATTAGGCCTCAAAGACCGTATGTTATAACATAAGTGCTTGATTAATAGATATAAAAATAGGGGCTAGCATTTTGCTAACCCCTTACTTTTTGTTGTCCGGGAAGGATTCGAACCCTCACAGGCGGAACCAGAATCCGAAGTGCTACCATTACACCACCGGACAAATTTGTTTTGCGAGTGCAAAATTGCGAATTTATTTTGGGACGGCCATTGCGAACCTTGAATTTTTTATTTGGTTTAATCTTTTTTTACATATCTATCCTTTCAATGGCAATGCCGATTCTATGACAGCGTATGATTTTTTCATGAGGTCTTCTATATCATGCCCTTTATTTTCTTGGGGATAGATGGGGGGGTGGATCGTTAAAATGATTTTTCCGGGTTTAAAATTGTAGGTTGTACGGGGCATAACGGCAAATGCTCCATCAATAGTGAGCGGTGCGACCGGTAAGGAAAATTCAACGGCGAGTTGATATGCTCCTCGTTTGAATGGTCTCATGGCTCCTGTCCAAGTGCGTGCTCCTTCGGGGAATACGACAAGCGACATACCGTTTTGTAATGTCGTTTCGGCTTTTTGCAGGGTTTCTTTTAGTCGGCCCGGAGTACTGTTATCGACGAATATGTGGCCGGCAGCAGCACAAGCGCTGCCTACAAAGGGTATATTGCGCAGGCTTTTTTTCATCATCCATTTGAAATTGTGGTTTAAGTATCCGTAGATGAGAAATATGTCATAGGCTCCTTGATGGTTTGATACGAATACATAAGATGTGTTTTTATCGATGTTTTCTCGGCCTCTAACTTCTATTTTGACAAGAGAGAGAATGCAGAATAGTCGGGACCAAATGTGTGCTGGGTAATATCCCCAAAAGTTTCCATTGCCCAACCGGCATCCGATAAGGGTCGTCAATGCTGTGAGAATGGTGAGTATCAGCAATATGGGCATGGCTATGAGCCATTGATATAGGAATGTGATAATGCGTATCATTGTTCGATGCTATTTTCGTCGTTTACGGGACAAAGGTAATGAATTTGCAGTAAATCGCATTATTTGCAGGCGCTTTTGATGTGGGAATATAGAAAAGGCGACTCAATAAGCCGCCTTTTCTATATTCCTAAACGTTGTAGTTTATTTGGTTTTTGCTTCGACATCTGGGGCAATGAGCTTGTACCCTTTTCCGTGAATATTGATAATTTCAATTGATGGATCGTCTTTGAGATGTTTACGAAGTTTGGTAATGTAAACGTCCATGCTACGAGCGTTAAAGTAATTATCGTCTATCCAAATAGTTTTGAGGGCGAAGTTTCGCTCCAAAATTTCATTGACGTGAGCACAGAGCAGACTGAGCAATTCGGACTCTTTGGTGGTGAGTTTAGTACTCTTATCGTCGATTGCCAATACTTGTTTCTGGGTATCGAATGTAAACCGTCCGATCTTGTACATCGTAACTTCTTTTCCTTTTTTACCTTTTACACGACGTAAAATGGCTTCGATACGGAATACCAATTCTTCCATACTGAATGGTTTGGTAATGTAGTCGTCTGCTCCGATTTTGAATCCTTCGAGAATATCTTCTTTCAAAGATTTCGCTGTCAAGAATATGATGGGAACTTCTCCGTTTACCGTACGGATTTCTTGTGCAAGCGTGAATCCGTCTTTTTTAGGCATCATCACGTCGAGTACGCACAAATCGTATTTACCTTTCAGGAATGCTTTGTATCCGCTTTCTCCATCGGAGAAGAGATCGGCCGCATAACCTTTGGCTTGCAAATACTCTCTTAATAACATGCCAAGATTTTCATCATCTTCGCATAATAGAATACGCAATCTTTCTTCCATAATCATTTGTTTTTTATTAGTGGTAGTGTTATTATAAATGTCGACCCTTGATTTATTTCGCTTTCTACTCGAATATCGCCTTTGAGGTCGGTAATGATTTTATGGACGTAAGCGAGGCCCAGTCCGAATCCTTTTACGTCATGGCGATTTCCCGTAGATACGCGATAAAATTTGTCGAATATTTTTTTCAAATCTTCCCGTTTGATACCGATTCCGTTATCTCGAATCGATATTTCTACCTTATCTCCAACGGTTCTTGTACGTATGAAAAGAGATAAAGGTTCTTCTTCCCGTCGATATTTTACGGCATTGTCAAGGAGGTTGAAGATAACATTCGTAAAATGCATTTCATCGACCGAGACAATAGCATCTTCTGCTTCGAGGTCGGCATCGATTACACCGCCGTATTTTTCGACTTTGAGTTTGAATGTGCTCATGACTCCTGCAACGAGGTCGTTGACATCGACGTTGTGTAGTTTCATCAACGTCTTTTGTCTGTCGAACATCGACATTTGCAGGACTTTTTCTACCTGAAATCTCAATCGCTTGGTTTCGTCATTAATGACACCCGATATGTGCTGGAACATAGCCGGACTTTTGGCAACAGAGGGGTCATTAAGCATTTGGGCTGCTAATGATATGGTAGATATGGGTGTTTTGAATTCGTGTGTCATGTTGTTGATAAAATCGTTTTTCATCTCGGTGAGTTTCTTTTGCCGAAATGCCGTGATGATGGTAAACAAGAAGGTTACCAACAGAATGAACGTGAAGGCAAACGAGGGTATCATGAATTTTACCGAACTCGATATATAATCTCTTTTGGTCGGGAAATAGACTTTCAAGTAGTTTATTTTTGCCGGTGGATCATTGGGAAATATTGCTTGTGTGAATAAATTCCCTTCGATTTTGGGATCATATTGATTGGAGCTATATATGATTTTTTCGTTTTTATTGTAAATGGCAAATTGGAACGGAAGGTTCAATCCGTTATTTTCAAATTCTGATTTCAGATAGCTTTCCAATTTTTTGATGTCGATACGTTCCATGACAGGACGGTTACTTGCCTTACTCAGCATATTGAGTATGACTTCGTTCAACAAGCCTTTTTGGTAAAGGTATTGTCCTTTACGGGCTTCCTGCATATTTCGATATGTGCTGATGAGCGTATTATGTTCCTTTTGTCGTGGAGCAGCAGGGGTGATAATCGTACTGGTTTGTTCGCGAAAGGAAAAACTTGCAACCGTTCCATCGGGAGATACGATAGAAAATTGGTGGTGAGTGGAAGCTATGTCTTGTTTGTCTTGCTTTTGCTCATAAGAGGAGAGCATTTTCTTTTCTTCCTCTTCCAGATATTCGTCTAAATAGCGTTGAGTCTCGTCTAGTTCGAGGCTTGTCGATACAGCGTATAGGCTCCTTTTCACGGCTTCGGTAAATTGCTCGTTTCTCATTTTTATCATATTCTCCATGTACATGATTTGTACATAAAGCAATCCGATAAACGTGAGTGCCATAATTACAGCCAGTAGCCAAATTGTCGACTTTTTCATTTTGTTTGCCTCTTTATTTTTTTTCTGTTTAACTTGTCGTGGTGTTTAAATGATTTGTTTTTACATCATTTGTACAAATTTATTATATAAACACCGATTCCACTATTTTTGTTTTATTTTATGAAAACCTATTTAGAAGGTTGGGTTTAACACTTACCGGCAAATTTAACAAATAAATGTTTATTTGCAAAAAAAGCCATTGGTTTTTCCAATGGCTTTTTAATTATTTAACAAAATCGCGGTCACTCGTCTGTCTGTTCGGCCTCGTAAGCTTTAAGTAGTTTTTCTTGAACGTCAGATGGAACGAGCTCATAAGATGCAAATTTCATAGAGAAAGATGAGCGCCCTCCGGTAATCGAACTGAGAGCTGTTGAATAGGAAGACATTTCCTTTAAAGGTACTTTTGCCGTGATTTTTTCAAATCCTTTTTCACTGGACATGCCCATAATAATGGCGCGTCGTCCTTGCAGATCGCTCATGACATCGCCCATGACATCGGCTGGGGTAAGAACTTCGACATCATATATAGGTTCGAGAATTTTCGGTCCTGCGTTTTTAAATGCCTCGCTGAATGCATTACGTCCAGCTAATCGGAAAGATATTTCATTAGAGTCTACCGGGTGCATTTTCCCGTCATAGATACAAACTCTGACATCGCG harbors:
- a CDS encoding endo-alpha-N-acetylgalactosaminidase family protein encodes the protein MKSVKILLLSLLLLSPLSMYPIGLDYQYPLYPYKRDLSQTLTFKIMLRCALENDHHNLDLGAVAKYLQQIDCISRGLPKVVILGGFQQGGHDHTYPWWMPIDSTLYAPGGLKGKDALLWLMNEAKKYNTNCTFHVNPFDAYMDSPMWDMYVKKDLLCRNADGSLVKGDVWWNRQSYFVNMVNEWNAGVTKQRIDAFIEQVPLVKETGVLYFDNETQYPPSLYHYVTKEDQISAIKKAAEYLKTEYGIQLIGEYADTNLYGVCSLGVTWDWWASLNINQMEVAPYIACGGRDGTHDELYGGQIDLTKRRFQVFGASVQLEDTQFQRDPFKVARELSHHTYVYFYLNRLLRLKYETRDTLGITLTLSDNVVSKWDNDNVHRLYRDGYLMKEGHDVFVPVFWVNHLEIMAYSVKGRTGIWHFPREWTGIEKVDIYTFNEDFTGLRLLEQDRKINKNQIYLSQEPDRAQIIVPAGTDMTDRSTIYSNPPSGTATFICKDVETHGNWKRKYGKKGYDIFGHSSKLPKTCMLSYIGDSLKVLDNNSTRPVSLQKVEGKGRIEAVRTSVLHQLIDVTVEENTKVSLYFADYKEKNCQEVVDVIDVNTKRILASYLLNNFEEGVYLSFGVSGNVQFRITRFFYDHYGNPDYPVCSAIFFDKE
- a CDS encoding glycosyl hydrolase family 28-related protein translates to MKSVCVYLFPLLVLTCYSQERSNVGEYNILDYGAKKDSSFLSSEAINQAITDCSANGGGRVVIPAGKYKSGTILMKDYVELYFEPGSYLYASIDPKDICRQPQPEYRSEKE
- a CDS encoding GDSL-type esterase/lipase family protein, yielding MKKILLFGVSILFCMVEFYSFSQDNAQNWANFKHYAEQNKLLKATVIVPKRVVFIGNSITEGWVNQHPDFFKQNGYVGRGIGGQTSYQMLLRFREDVINLLPEVVVINAATNDIAENAGAYNEDYSFGNIISMVELARANGIKVILTTTLPSSSFSWNPSIKDATQKITALNKRLATYAKDRQIPFVDYYSNMVCISNGDQLSKYTNDGVHPNSQGYDVMESLIKPVIDKVLN
- a CDS encoding lysophospholipid acyltransferase family protein, with the protein product MRIITFLYQWLIAMPILLILTILTALTTLIGCRLGNGNFWGYYPAHIWSRLFCILSLVKIEVRGRENIDKNTSYVFVSNHQGAYDIFLIYGYLNHNFKWMMKKSLRNIPFVGSACAAAGHIFVDNSTPGRLKETLQKAETTLQNGMSLVVFPEGARTWTGAMRPFKRGAYQLAVEFSLPVAPLTIDGAFAVMPRTTYNFKPGKIILTIHPPIYPQENKGHDIEDLMKKSYAVIESALPLKG
- a CDS encoding response regulator transcription factor encodes the protein MEERLRILLCEDDENLGMLLREYLQAKGYAADLFSDGESGYKAFLKGKYDLCVLDVMMPKKDGFTLAQEIRTVNGEVPIIFLTAKSLKEDILEGFKIGADDYITKPFSMEELVFRIEAILRRVKGKKGKEVTMYKIGRFTFDTQKQVLAIDDKSTKLTTKESELLSLLCAHVNEILERNFALKTIWIDDNYFNARSMDVYITKLRKHLKDDPSIEIINIHGKGYKLIAPDVEAKTK
- a CDS encoding sensor histidine kinase, with the translated sequence MKKSTIWLLAVIMALTFIGLLYVQIMYMENMIKMRNEQFTEAVKRSLYAVSTSLELDETQRYLDEYLEEEEKKMLSSYEQKQDKQDIASTHHQFSIVSPDGTVASFSFREQTSTIITPAAPRQKEHNTLISTYRNMQEARKGQYLYQKGLLNEVILNMLSKASNRPVMERIDIKKLESYLKSEFENNGLNLPFQFAIYNKNEKIIYSSNQYDPKIEGNLFTQAIFPNDPPAKINYLKVYFPTKRDYISSSVKFMIPSFAFTFILLVTFLFTIITAFRQKKLTEMKNDFINNMTHEFKTPISTISLAAQMLNDPSVAKSPAMFQHISGVINDETKRLRFQVEKVLQMSMFDRQKTLMKLHNVDVNDLVAGVMSTFKLKVEKYGGVIDADLEAEDAIVSVDEMHFTNVIFNLLDNAVKYRREEEPLSLFIRTRTVGDKVEISIRDNGIGIKREDLKKIFDKFYRVSTGNRHDVKGFGLGLAYVHKIITDLKGDIRVESEINQGSTFIITLPLIKNK